Proteins encoded by one window of Rhodamnia argentea isolate NSW1041297 chromosome 6, ASM2092103v1, whole genome shotgun sequence:
- the LOC115751696 gene encoding disease resistance protein RUN1-like: protein MEAVDVKERIVVGFLGVDEGLTLPDRELVEEVVKTILSKLRHDFQLDVPKHLVGVDDHVNKIRNWVVTPASHARMIGIYGMGGIGKTTLAKVIYNELSNDFEYRSFLPDIRETAHRNGIPHIQNLLIKEIQPIEHQVSKVDDGISLIKSKFKGKKVLILLDDVDNQDQLNALARECDWFMIGNIIIVTTRYEAVLDRSEFQVDYKYELNELDEEHSLLLFNRHAFRMGHCSRQFEGISHNILSTMGGLPLAIKVIGSYLYGKTNEKVWQDTLKKLRSEPHRDVQKTLMISFDALEPGHKEIFLDIACFFINENSKFAIYMWEDYEFYPNQGIEELKLRCLVEIRDHGEFRMHEEILEGAFFAKDNQELRDI from the exons ATGGAGGCTGTGGACGTTAAGGAGAGGAtcgttgtaggatttttgggagtagatgagggtttaacTCTACCCGACC GAGAACTAGTGGAAGAAGTTGTCAAAACTATTCTGAGCAAGTTGAGACATGATTTTCAGCTTGATGTTCCTAAGCACTTAGTTGGAGTTGACGATCATGTCAACAAAATTAGGAATTGGGTAGTCACTCCAGCTAGTCATGCTCGGATGATTGGAATATATGGCATGGGCGGGATCGGAAAAACGACTCTTGCCAAGGTCATCTACAATGAGCTGTCGAATGACTTCGAGTATCGGAGCTTCCTTCCGGATATACGAGAAACGGCTCACCGCAACGGTATTCCTCATATACAGAATCTACTAATTAAGGAAATACAACCAATTGAACATCAAGTTAGTAAAGTTGATGACGGAATTAGTTTGATCAAGTCtaaatttaaaggaaaaaaagttctCATTCTTCTAGATGATGTTGATAACCAAGATCAACTAAATGCTTTGGCTAGAGAATGCGATTGGTTTATGATAGGAAATATCATCATTGTTACAACGAGGTATGAAGCTGTTCTTGATCGGTCTGAATTCCAGGTAGACTACAAGTATGAATTGAACGAATTAGACGAGGAGcattctttgcttttgtttaatAGACATGCATTTCGCATGGGCCATTGTTCAAGGCAATTTGAAGGTATCTCTCACAACATCTTATCTACCATGGGTGGGCTTCCCCTAGCTATCAAGGTCATAGGTTCATACTTATATGGAAAAACAAATGAGAAAGTATGGCAAGATACGCTAAAGAAATTGAGAAGTGAACCGCATCGAGATGTCCAAAAGACATTGATGATAAGTTTTGATGCATTGGAACCTGGACATAAGGAgatttttctcgatattgctTGCTTCTTTATTAACGAAAACAGCAAATTCGCCATTTACATGTGGGAGGACTATGAGTTTTATCCAAATCAAGGAATTGAAGAGTTGAAGCTGAGGTGCTTAGTAGAAATTAGAGATCATGGTGAGTTTAGGATGCATGAAGAGATCTTGGAAGGAGCATTTTTTGCCAAGGACAACCAAGAGCTAAGAGATATCTAA